Genomic window (Vigna radiata var. radiata cultivar VC1973A chromosome 1, Vradiata_ver6, whole genome shotgun sequence):
agataaattaaacattaaattacgCTCATTTTAGTTTGAGTATATCAATACGATGATGTTATAAGGATGAATCATACCATTGAGAACACTAAATCTTGTATTGATGGATATTTACTAGCAATAATTCAGAGAtcgatgaaaataaatatagcAAACAACCTTCAAATGACAATGGCGATCAAGacataacctttttttataaCACCCTAAAAAAACAATCTTTCACTAACAACGACCTACATCTTCAAGTCTCTCGAaccaaaattcttttatttcGCTAATACAAAATACTTTACCACAAATTAATCCCATCAAAATATTATACGTATCTACCCATTTATATCCATATGTTAACGAAAACCAATTATATCGTTCGCAataccacatttttttttaaggatcaaataaattatttaggaccgaaatatgaatttttagaattttataacCAGGAAAAACATCATTTACCTCTATTTATAAATCAACAAGTTTATCATAAATGGTGGTTTGAATTTAGTGTATCTTATTGTGTCCGTGCCTaactttctttctcctttttattgtcaaagttgtttttatcatgttttaagtTACAAATTGAATCGTTTAAGCTTCGAGAAATCTAGAAAGAGAACCAcgaagaaaatgaaatgtatTTCTTTATCAAAATGACCTCGAACAGAACGagaaaatataaagatgaaatgTATTCGTGTACTATTTTCTGCGTATAAAAATGATCCAAACGAATTCTTACTCAGACCCAACTAACTTTTACATAAGAAATGAACGGAATTTTCAATTAATGagaaataaatcaataaaaaacagTCACGAAACAATGGATTGGATGAGTTCACAACACTCAGATAGTATGATGATTTCTTCTTTTGCATACAACACGGGAGATCTGTCTTCTACGAAACTACATATCTAATACATATCAAATTATCAATAATCATCAAAACCTAGACACAAAATCCGAGCAATCCAGTGTTCTATGGAATGttccaataaatttattttacattgcATCAATTACAGATTATCCATAATGGGAGAAAGTCAATATTCCACAATCATGGATTGCAGAATTCCTATGCAACAGCTCCAGTAAGGTAGTAATTTAACGACACTGACTTTACATTGTACAAATAAATAAGCTGTCGGTAGCTAAGGACCAGATCAGTGATCATGACTCAGTAAAGAAGAATTCATGAGCTTCACGATATCGTTCCAAGACAACATTAAAGAGGGGATGGATAGGTTCTAATAGATTAGAGTAGGGGCCCAATACTAGCTTAGGAAGAGGTGGAGAATTGGGGTGCTTTGACCAGCTATATTGGCACAATGAGAGCCCACTTAGACAGTAACATGTGTGATAATGATCTCTACGTTTACCTGGTTTGTCTCTCAGTCCACCTTCTTGCTCCTACATCATGTAAAATAGAAatgcaaatttaaaaaaaaatgtaataatggAAGTGCAAAGGTAGAATTGGTTGAAGAAAGGATATAAATCAAATGTCAAAAAATGGAGGATGGTCTAATCAGGAAAATATCAGTTACCAAAAGCTTAAACTTCGTTTTTCAACCGTAGGAAAATGAAGTCAACTGATTGAATACCGTTTTATTTTGGCAAAATGTCAAATGATTCAACTAAGATTTTGATCATGTTAAATTTcacacatatatttaaaatcactAACTGTCATCCTTCTTTGGACGTTTACAGAACAAATGTAAGACgatcaaaatttcaaatgttCAAATTAGTGGACAAGATGAAAACATACAAGATTGAATTCTCATTTCAAGCTTTCAAGGACTCGACAAGGCATATTTAAGCGAGAAATTAGAAATATGAGGATTAAGATACCAAAAAAGTGGATAAACTGCAGACCTGGGCACACAAGAGAATATATTGCTGTAAAGCAATACTGTGAAAAAGTGGTTCTTGTGCTCTCCactcattaataaatttataagcaatgtttttaaaatcagttgaaccagattCTATAGCACCTGCgagaattagaatttaaaaaagtatCAATATCATGAGAAATGAAATTAGAAAGAATATAGATGTTAAAGTCAACATAACTCATGAGTACCACGGTAAGTTGCATGAGTTGAGGTTCCATCCAAACTTTCTTTATCTTCAGATACATTAGATATCGAAAAAATCTGTGAGGTCTCTTCCATTTGTTTGTCGATAATAGAATATAATCTTTGCAATAGTGCAGCAGCACCTCCCTGATAACATTGAAGTTTCAATCCAACTATATTACAAAGGTTGATTTATAAAGTGTAAAATGTCAATCACCTGCCAAAAGGAATAGCATCCATCCACTAATTTATTTGTTCTTCCCTGGAATCCACATTCTTTACCTTGCCGGCATACCACCCAGTCCTAATGCAAAGCCACAGATGATTAAATCATTAACATCAGCTCTGGGCAACTTTAAAAGGTCACATGAATAATTGGAAGCTAATAAATAGGAAAGAAACAATTCTCTTACAATTAACCGAGGCAGATCCAAGCGACTAGCCTCACCAATCAGAATCATTGCAGCTAATCCACAGAAGGTGTACCTGAAACAAATTGCCAAAAATAAGAACTCTTTGCATACCTCCTTTCGGTTTTATTTCCACCTATCTTGCTGAAGAGGTATAGTAAGAGGAAGGGAGGGTGAGAGAGAGATGATGATACATACCCGCCATGAGCCTCAGAACCAGGCTCGCCTCCAATGCCACCCTCATATGTTTGACAGCTGCAGAAAAGCACCAGATTATAAGGCATATATGTTCACATAACtttatataacaattataaaagaAGTATTTATGTTGTAATTATAGgaaaatcttcctaattagagaaaatatccgtagaatcttcctaattagaacccattaattatttcattttcagcTGACCATTGAAATGATAAAGCCTCGGATAGATGGATGAGTAATTAGCCATCTAAATAACGTCTAATATAACAATTGCCAAAGGCATTTTAAAGCATTAAAGTGTGGAGAGAATTTGGTAACCATGGCATAACATACCACTGTCATCATTGTGACTACTCGGACTTTCATATTTCAAACAATACAAGTGTCAATCCATTTAAGGCAAGAAACAGTTAAAGAAATGATCATAAAATAGTTTCCTCAATGCTATGATCCATTTAGAGCACCAAAAGAATGGAAAATGGAGAAAATTCAGTAATAACATTTTGACTAATGCAGCTTTCAATTATTAACAGTGGCTGTACTTGAAGTCACATGTGAGGCCACACATAATGAAGAAAAACAGTTTGCTTCAATGCAAGCATATTTTGAATGCTTGCAAATTGATCTTAAGGAAACAAAAGTCACGAATTTAACTTGTAAGAAGTGTCTATGCTACATATTTCCCTCCAAGCTGGAAGCATACAGATAGACTTAGCACCAGAATTGAAGTTATTGCTAAGCTAACCTTAAAATGTAGTCTCCAACATTCTGGATCAGCTCATCATCCAAAATGTTCAAAATACTTGCAACCTGTATCCAACAAGATTAATTATGTCTGCATATATACTGTTTTATACCAGTTCTAACATTAAAAGGCCCCTACCATAACCAAGATAACGTATGCCATAATGGCAGTAAAAAGGCCTTATTTAGCCAATAGCTTGTTTTTAACACTCTGTCAT
Coding sequences:
- the LOC106767338 gene encoding protein farnesyltransferase subunit beta isoform X1, coding for MNERCLKSLLAVSGDTMSEVSEKETNPPATEAAPPCPTVTERDQWMVESQVFQIYHLFATIPPNAQTLMLELQRDNHVQFLSKGLRHLSSAFSVLDSNRPWLCYWIFHSIALLGESVEDELEDNTIEFLNRCQDPDGGYAGGPGQMPHIATTYAAVNTLITLGGQKSLASINRDKLHGFLRRMKQPNGGFRMHDDGEIDVRACYTAISVASILNILDDELIQNVGDYILSCQTYEGGIGGEPGSEAHGGYTFCGLAAMILIGEASRLDLPRLIDWVVCRQGKECGFQGRTNKLVDGCYSFWQGGAAALLQRLYSIIDKQMEETSQIFSISNVSEDKESLDGTSTHATYRGTRAIESGSTDFKNIAYKFINEWRAQEPLFHSIALQQYILLCAQEQEGGLRDKPGKRRDHYHTCYCLSGLSLCQYSWSKHPNSPPLPKLVLGPYSNLLEPIHPLFNVVLERYREAHEFFFTES
- the LOC106767338 gene encoding protein farnesyltransferase subunit beta isoform X2; translated protein: MNERCLKSLLAVSGDTMSEVSEKETNPPATEAAPPCPTVTERDQWMVESQVFQIYHLFATIPPNAQTLMLELQRDNHVQFLSKGLRHLSSAFSVLDSNRPWLCYWIFHSIALLGESVEDELEDNTIEFLNRCQDPDGGYAGGPGQMPHIATTYAAVNTLITLGGQKSLASINRDKLHGFLRRMKQPNGGFRMHDDGEIDVRACYTAISVASILNILDDELIQNVGDYILSCQTYEGGIGGEPGSEAHGGYTFCGLAAMILIGEASRLDLPRLIDWVVCRQGKECGFQGRTNKLVDGCYSFWQGGAAALLQRLYSIIDKQMEETSQIFSISNVSEDKESLDGTSTHATYRGAIESGSTDFKNIAYKFINEWRAQEPLFHSIALQQYILLCAQEQEGGLRDKPGKRRDHYHTCYCLSGLSLCQYSWSKHPNSPPLPKLVLGPYSNLLEPIHPLFNVVLERYREAHEFFFTES